The following are encoded in a window of Roseimaritima ulvae genomic DNA:
- a CDS encoding anthranilate synthase component I family protein codes for MSPPSWSWVEPLPVVRPMPDDFSIQQAFRCLATIPGCLWLDSVCTGPDDTGRYSFLTADPVDTIRCDADQPDGWQAMCQWLIDHLQHSMPATAESRLPPFQGGIAGLWGYEAARWLEPIGRPPHDDLPTPPISLGLYDWVIACDHQQDRAWLISQGIPESEWDRRLHRAVRRADEVMGWLQSGPQTWSAPATQRPAEQLGPQFATSFADSLTSNFTPQGFRDAVGDVVQRIRRGDSFQVNIAQRLLYPQQAPSAELYLRLRDSNPAPLSGYFDGGNFQVLSSSPEGFLRLNHGQVETRPIKGTIQRTGDTSTDQRLAQQLYASEKDRAENVMIVDLMRNDLSRVCDDQSVRVEKLCEVEPYAFVQHLVSVVRGTLEESATVADLLSGCFPGGSVTGAPKVEAMRTISDLEPNPRGPYCGSLGYIGCGGTADFNILIRTVTAAHGWLQIPVGGGITAQSDPYAEEQETWHKAEGMLRALVSR; via the coding sequence ATGTCACCGCCATCTTGGTCCTGGGTCGAACCACTACCGGTGGTGCGTCCCATGCCCGATGATTTTTCCATTCAGCAAGCCTTTCGTTGCTTGGCCACGATCCCCGGATGTCTGTGGCTGGACAGCGTCTGCACGGGGCCGGACGATACCGGACGGTATTCGTTTCTAACCGCCGATCCGGTGGATACGATCCGCTGCGATGCCGACCAACCCGATGGCTGGCAAGCGATGTGCCAGTGGTTAATCGATCACCTGCAACACAGTATGCCGGCGACGGCCGAATCCCGTCTGCCTCCCTTTCAAGGCGGGATCGCGGGTCTATGGGGCTACGAAGCGGCTCGCTGGCTGGAACCCATCGGTCGACCGCCCCACGACGACCTGCCCACGCCACCGATCTCGCTGGGCCTGTACGACTGGGTGATCGCCTGCGACCACCAACAGGACCGCGCCTGGTTGATTTCACAGGGCATCCCGGAAAGTGAATGGGATCGACGGTTACATCGCGCGGTGCGACGTGCTGACGAGGTCATGGGTTGGCTGCAGAGCGGACCCCAAACTTGGTCCGCGCCTGCCACACAGCGCCCGGCCGAACAACTGGGCCCCCAATTCGCGACCTCTTTTGCCGACTCCCTGACCAGCAATTTCACCCCTCAAGGTTTTCGCGATGCCGTCGGCGATGTGGTGCAGCGGATTCGTCGCGGGGATAGTTTTCAAGTCAACATCGCCCAACGGCTGCTGTATCCTCAACAAGCTCCCTCGGCGGAACTGTATCTGCGCTTGCGGGACAGTAACCCGGCACCGCTCAGCGGCTACTTTGACGGCGGCAATTTTCAGGTCCTCAGCTCCTCGCCCGAAGGTTTTTTACGGCTGAATCACGGCCAAGTCGAAACCCGCCCCATCAAGGGCACCATTCAACGTACCGGCGACACCTCGACCGACCAGCGACTGGCCCAGCAGTTGTACGCCAGCGAAAAAGATCGCGCCGAAAACGTGATGATCGTCGACCTGATGCGAAACGACCTGTCACGCGTCTGCGACGACCAAAGCGTGCGGGTGGAGAAGCTCTGCGAAGTAGAACCCTACGCATTCGTACAGCACCTCGTGTCGGTGGTCCGCGGCACGCTGGAGGAGTCCGCCACGGTGGCAGATCTGCTCAGTGGGTGCTTTCCCGGCGGCAGTGTGACGGGGGCTCCGAAAGTCGAAGCGATGCGCACGATCAGCGACCTGGAACCCAACCCTCGGGGGCCTTACTGCGGCTCCCTGGGCTATATCGGATGCGGCGGCACGGCCGACTTCAACATCCTCATCCGCACCGTCACGGCAGCCCACGGTTGGCTTCAAATACCCGTTGGCGGCGGGATTACGGCACAGAGCGACCCCTACGCCGAGGAACAGGAAACCTGGCACAAAGCCGAAGGCATGTTACGAGCCCTCGTCTCACGCTAA
- the acs gene encoding acetate--CoA ligase: MSQSASGQVDHILTESRLFPPPQKFVDQAAINSEEQYQQLYDAAANDPDAFWDAEAKQHLHWFEPYQQVCKWDAPHAQWFVGGKTNASYNCLDAHIAAGHGDRKALIWEGEPGDTVTLTYAELHEQVCKTANALKALGIGLGDVVSIYMPMTPELPIAMLACARIGAIHSVIFAGFSAESIADRNNDAGAKLVITANGLYRRGKVLPLKKTVDEALEKSPTVKHCLVLQRIADQDTPMVEGRDIWWHESVASASNDCPATPLDSETPLFVLYTSGSTGKPKGILHTTAGYNLWAKRTFQWVFDHRDDDVYWCTADCGWITGHSYLVYGPLAAGATCLMYEGAPNHPAEDRFWDLVEKYKVTVMYTAPTAIRAFIKWGDQHVDAHDLSSLRLLGTVGEGINPEAWMWYHKKIGNEQCPIVDTWWQTETGGIMMSPLPGVTATKPGSCTKPLPGVVPAVIDEMGDEITGHNGGMLCIAQPWPGMLRGIWGDQQRYVEQYWSKVPGKYLTGDNARRDEDGYYWIMGRIDDVINVSGHRLSTIEVESALVSHPAVCEAAVVGRPHDLKGQGIAAFVTVRDQEPNEELRAELRQHVRKEIGALAQPDDIRFTSALPKTRSGKIMRRLLRDIAAGNEAAGDTSTLEDYSVLVKLREQDES, from the coding sequence ATGTCGCAATCCGCTTCCGGGCAAGTCGATCACATATTAACTGAAAGCCGCCTGTTCCCCCCTCCACAGAAATTCGTCGATCAAGCGGCAATCAACTCCGAAGAACAGTACCAGCAGCTCTACGACGCGGCGGCCAACGATCCCGATGCGTTCTGGGACGCCGAAGCCAAACAGCACCTGCACTGGTTCGAACCCTACCAACAGGTTTGCAAATGGGACGCCCCGCACGCCCAGTGGTTCGTCGGCGGCAAGACCAACGCCAGCTACAACTGCCTAGACGCCCACATCGCTGCCGGTCATGGCGATCGCAAAGCCTTGATCTGGGAAGGTGAACCCGGCGACACCGTCACGCTGACCTACGCTGAACTGCACGAACAAGTCTGCAAAACCGCCAACGCCTTGAAAGCTTTAGGCATCGGCCTGGGCGACGTGGTCAGCATCTACATGCCGATGACGCCCGAATTGCCGATCGCGATGTTGGCCTGTGCCCGCATCGGCGCCATCCACTCGGTGATCTTTGCCGGTTTTTCGGCCGAATCGATCGCCGACCGCAACAACGATGCGGGTGCCAAGCTGGTCATCACGGCCAACGGTTTGTACCGTCGCGGCAAAGTTCTGCCGCTGAAAAAGACGGTCGACGAAGCGTTGGAGAAATCGCCCACCGTCAAACACTGCCTGGTCCTGCAACGCATTGCCGACCAGGACACGCCGATGGTCGAAGGCCGCGATATCTGGTGGCACGAATCGGTCGCATCCGCCAGCAACGACTGCCCAGCCACGCCGCTGGACAGCGAAACGCCCCTGTTTGTGCTGTACACCAGCGGCAGTACCGGCAAACCCAAAGGCATCCTGCACACCACCGCGGGATACAACCTGTGGGCCAAACGCACGTTCCAGTGGGTCTTTGATCATCGCGACGATGATGTTTACTGGTGCACGGCCGACTGTGGTTGGATCACCGGACACAGCTACCTGGTGTACGGCCCGCTGGCGGCCGGAGCTACTTGCCTGATGTACGAGGGGGCGCCCAACCATCCGGCCGAAGACCGCTTCTGGGACCTGGTCGAAAAATACAAAGTCACCGTGATGTACACGGCTCCCACGGCCATCCGCGCCTTCATCAAATGGGGTGACCAGCACGTCGATGCTCACGACCTGTCCAGCTTGCGATTGCTGGGCACCGTCGGCGAAGGCATCAACCCCGAAGCCTGGATGTGGTACCACAAAAAGATCGGCAACGAGCAATGCCCGATCGTGGATACCTGGTGGCAAACCGAAACCGGGGGGATCATGATGAGCCCGCTGCCGGGCGTGACGGCCACCAAACCGGGCTCGTGCACCAAACCCTTGCCTGGCGTGGTGCCAGCGGTGATCGACGAAATGGGCGACGAAATCACGGGCCACAACGGCGGCATGCTATGCATCGCCCAACCTTGGCCCGGCATGCTGCGAGGCATCTGGGGCGACCAACAGCGTTATGTCGAACAGTACTGGTCCAAAGTCCCCGGCAAATATCTGACCGGCGACAACGCTCGCCGCGACGAAGACGGTTACTACTGGATCATGGGCCGCATTGACGACGTGATCAACGTTTCCGGCCACCGGCTCAGCACGATCGAAGTCGAAAGCGCGCTGGTCAGCCATCCAGCGGTGTGTGAAGCCGCCGTGGTCGGCCGACCGCACGACCTGAAAGGGCAGGGCATCGCCGCCTTTGTGACCGTCCGAGATCAGGAGCCCAACGAAGAACTGCGAGCGGAACTGCGGCAACACGTTCGCAAGGAAATCGGCGCGTTGGCACAGCCCGACGATATCCGCTTCACCTCGGCGCTACCCAAAACCCGCAGCGGCAAGATCATGCGTCGTCTGTTGCGAGACATCGCCGCGGGCAACGAAGCCGCCGGCGATACCTCCACGCTGGAAGACTACAGCGTGCTGGTTAAACTGCGCGAGCAGGACGAAAGCTAA
- a CDS encoding tetratricopeptide repeat protein produces MSQDNPIFSSPHAFQQPMQTPPPAGGGNRRVLVVLAIVGAVGMAMCCGVGTLAYVALDSVTKGRVATQLPARTGAFAQDADRFNRSLAELSDDPCDDSGICEFVRRSAAAGNQDEPIPFSRSMFLEAIAKSHHSGGRLPVADRLMINTWLVDGEPFPDTEEFHRILHIEHDAATDLASVDLLFYTSDNQCESYQWFLVRENGSWKVYDWQRLEYGRRMSDEYAGYVKGVSPAAEGYDEVMVKLGEAQQLREDGEEQAAKDLLLACEQTPMLPGDLPVAKLRIAYLWLGWGENQQAVRVLESIQTPDQRWGVWPVLSMAYLNLGEYQTALDIAEKARRQSPQHPNVYWLLSEIYDGLDRTEEAADAALQAFVICPEDISLLGNVVYYGRPQDVPTLLEVLNETQSQAGWSRILNQASYSTKWGAALVEQLPQFSDVPLGAAEIAAGNLAWSQQDYDTAAKHFAAAKRTADQAFLQDMAASDYLYARMEEDRFAELLDEAEDVDETLLQLVRLSYDDEFYGDETALLQAIEQREDLSDNIWATALRGWVYSVSEQPEPALEEFARFADWLKANPDALDEDDQWLASTADYYLADSLLELKRPLDVLARWPEDHQRHEQMGTQLLQLRERSTINDFLQSTTDNKVDSVRLQRLRLQAELAFRDHQPQACQQLHQQVEALARQVYDESQSYQLFGLRQRRAADMVWASERDDRLSAIASVFELQDTDVRDALIVQVANQAYDVHDAELLEECRRLADAKGITELPVLAELQAKGGQLSLIEGRYQQAIDTLQVALDNTPDDERWDHERRRESLLSAYLGAQRFDEARRFATAEPSAYEGDVPTVALVDLASGDPQALRGYFDAGDRDARIEFGDWLANSAHRQWLNQYADQDWFDGLIGDVSLAIRSQGASEEGTLLFPAETAIAESNVEQFLQAAAGKPFQLTAVNLDAAEDNAQAWLATAEGGQRLVIHSRLVTCPNQGLQIEDAVALIDQVRALSIAVLDQRPQATRRLFAVAAAAAQDDAIGFWYESERCLWTQPELAKQLQWTRRLPIGPRVARNPLLEVNSLQPTDTQGYIDIEQWAQRLKDSEGPLSVSLSLDCGSVSEAVPCLVEDVDMDEYELLVRPTADSVLFPWIKQGVAYRSGVVYVNQD; encoded by the coding sequence GTGTCCCAAGACAATCCCATCTTTTCGTCTCCGCACGCCTTTCAACAACCGATGCAGACGCCCCCGCCCGCCGGTGGTGGAAACCGGCGAGTGTTGGTGGTGTTAGCCATTGTGGGCGCTGTCGGTATGGCCATGTGTTGCGGGGTGGGCACGCTGGCTTACGTGGCTTTGGACTCGGTGACCAAGGGACGTGTGGCGACGCAATTGCCCGCTCGGACGGGCGCGTTTGCACAGGACGCGGATCGCTTTAATCGTTCTTTGGCAGAGCTGTCCGACGACCCCTGCGACGATTCGGGAATTTGCGAGTTTGTCCGCCGCAGTGCCGCGGCGGGTAATCAGGACGAGCCGATACCGTTCAGCCGCAGCATGTTTTTGGAAGCGATTGCCAAAAGCCATCACAGCGGCGGACGACTGCCCGTGGCCGATCGGTTGATGATCAACACCTGGTTGGTGGACGGCGAACCGTTTCCCGATACCGAGGAATTCCATCGCATCCTCCACATCGAACACGACGCCGCCACCGACCTGGCTTCGGTCGACCTGTTGTTTTATACCTCCGACAACCAATGTGAGTCCTATCAGTGGTTCCTGGTCCGCGAAAACGGCAGCTGGAAAGTCTACGACTGGCAGCGTTTGGAATATGGTCGGCGGATGTCCGACGAATACGCCGGGTATGTCAAAGGCGTATCGCCCGCCGCGGAAGGCTATGACGAGGTGATGGTCAAACTGGGCGAGGCCCAGCAGTTGCGTGAGGACGGTGAAGAACAAGCCGCCAAAGATCTGCTGTTGGCTTGTGAGCAGACGCCGATGTTGCCGGGCGATTTGCCGGTCGCCAAGCTGCGGATCGCCTATCTGTGGCTCGGCTGGGGCGAAAATCAGCAAGCCGTCCGCGTGTTGGAAAGCATTCAAACGCCGGACCAGCGTTGGGGCGTGTGGCCCGTGTTGTCGATGGCGTATCTGAACTTGGGCGAATACCAAACCGCACTCGATATCGCCGAAAAGGCACGCCGCCAGTCGCCCCAGCATCCCAACGTGTATTGGTTATTGTCGGAAATCTACGACGGTTTGGATCGCACCGAGGAAGCCGCCGACGCCGCCCTGCAAGCCTTCGTAATCTGTCCCGAGGACATCAGTCTGCTGGGCAACGTGGTCTACTACGGACGTCCTCAAGACGTTCCGACGCTGTTGGAAGTGCTCAACGAAACCCAGTCCCAGGCGGGCTGGTCGCGAATCCTCAATCAAGCCAGTTACTCGACCAAGTGGGGTGCGGCGTTGGTCGAACAATTGCCGCAATTCAGCGATGTGCCGCTGGGCGCCGCCGAGATCGCGGCCGGGAATCTGGCCTGGTCGCAACAGGACTATGACACCGCGGCCAAACATTTCGCGGCCGCCAAACGAACGGCCGATCAAGCCTTCTTACAAGACATGGCGGCCAGCGATTACCTCTACGCGCGGATGGAGGAAGATCGCTTTGCCGAACTGTTGGACGAAGCAGAAGACGTCGACGAGACATTGTTGCAGTTGGTCAGGCTGAGCTATGACGATGAGTTTTACGGCGATGAAACCGCCTTGCTGCAAGCGATCGAGCAACGTGAGGATTTAAGCGACAACATCTGGGCCACCGCGCTGCGAGGTTGGGTTTATTCCGTCAGCGAACAGCCCGAGCCGGCGTTGGAGGAATTCGCTCGGTTTGCGGACTGGCTGAAAGCCAATCCCGATGCTTTGGACGAAGACGACCAATGGCTGGCAAGTACGGCGGACTACTACCTTGCCGATTCGCTGCTGGAGCTGAAACGACCGCTCGATGTGCTGGCACGCTGGCCCGAGGATCATCAGCGACACGAACAGATGGGAACCCAGTTGCTGCAGCTGAGGGAGCGTTCAACGATCAACGATTTTCTGCAGTCCACTACCGATAATAAAGTGGATTCGGTGCGGCTGCAGCGATTGCGTTTGCAGGCCGAATTGGCGTTTCGTGATCATCAACCGCAAGCCTGCCAGCAATTGCATCAGCAAGTCGAAGCCTTGGCCCGTCAGGTGTACGATGAAAGTCAGTCCTATCAGCTGTTCGGTCTACGCCAGCGGCGAGCCGCCGATATGGTCTGGGCCAGTGAACGGGATGATCGGCTATCGGCAATCGCCAGCGTGTTTGAACTGCAGGATACGGACGTGCGCGATGCGTTGATCGTCCAGGTCGCAAACCAAGCCTATGATGTCCACGATGCGGAGCTACTGGAGGAGTGTCGACGATTGGCCGACGCCAAAGGGATCACGGAGCTTCCGGTGTTGGCTGAACTGCAGGCCAAGGGCGGGCAGCTAAGTCTTATCGAGGGACGCTACCAGCAAGCGATCGACACCTTGCAAGTTGCTTTGGACAACACTCCCGACGACGAACGTTGGGATCACGAGCGTCGTCGTGAGAGCCTGTTGTCGGCTTACCTAGGAGCCCAACGGTTTGATGAAGCACGCCGGTTCGCCACCGCCGAACCTTCGGCCTACGAAGGCGATGTGCCGACGGTGGCCTTGGTCGATCTGGCGAGCGGCGACCCGCAAGCACTCCGCGGTTACTTCGATGCCGGCGATCGAGATGCCCGAATCGAGTTTGGCGATTGGCTGGCAAACTCCGCGCACAGACAGTGGCTGAATCAGTATGCGGATCAGGATTGGTTTGACGGATTGATCGGCGACGTGTCGCTGGCGATTCGCAGCCAGGGAGCAAGTGAGGAAGGGACGCTGCTGTTTCCCGCCGAGACCGCGATTGCCGAGTCCAACGTTGAACAATTTCTGCAGGCTGCGGCAGGAAAACCGTTTCAGTTGACCGCGGTGAATCTGGACGCCGCGGAAGACAATGCCCAGGCTTGGTTGGCCACCGCCGAAGGCGGCCAGCGGCTGGTCATTCACAGTCGTCTGGTCACTTGTCCCAATCAAGGGTTGCAGATTGAAGACGCCGTCGCGTTGATCGATCAGGTTCGCGCTTTGTCGATCGCGGTGCTCGATCAGCGGCCCCAGGCCACGCGGCGACTGTTTGCCGTCGCTGCGGCGGCTGCCCAGGATGATGCCATCGGTTTCTGGTATGAAAGCGAGCGTTGCTTGTGGACGCAGCCCGAACTCGCCAAACAGCTTCAGTGGACCCGTCGTCTGCCGATCGGTCCACGGGTCGCCAGGAATCCGCTGTTGGAGGTTAATTCGCTGCAGCCCACCGATACGCAGGGATACATCGATATCGAACAATGGGCCCAGCGTCTGAAAGATTCCGAAGGTCCATTGTCGGTGAGTTTGTCGTTGGACTGCGGCAGCGTCAGCGAAGCGGTGCCGTGTCTGGTCGAGGACGTGGATATGGACGAATACGAACTGTTGGTGCGGCCGACCGCGGATAGTGTGCTATTTCCCTGGATCAAACAAGGCGTGGCGTACCGCAGCGGTGTGGTGTACGTGAATCAGGATTAG
- a CDS encoding M24 family metallopeptidase encodes MNYAARLDRLRSEIASQSLDALLVTSEINVRYLTGFTGDSTYLLVHAEGETLLSDRRYETQLQQECPDLEALVRGPDRTMLQLVEQALEKWAGNQRVGLEADHVSWADQTQFAAAAGSSQLQPTSGLVEAIRCIKDEAEIAILRRAVWIAERTFEGLQAQLRPGWTELEMAHEVESLMRRLGASGCGFAPILAVDANAALPHAHPGRQTLDQAEVLLVDWGAKYQGYTSDLTRTLSIGPPSDKFRQVYQVVLEAQQAAIDAMAPGVALAEVDAAARQVIADAGFGEYFGHGLGHGIGLQVHEFPRMASISKGTLEAGMVVTVEPGIYLPGQFGVRIEDDVLITAGGHEVLSELAKGLEDCTVIL; translated from the coding sequence TTGAATTACGCCGCACGCCTCGATCGCTTGCGATCGGAAATCGCCTCGCAGTCGCTCGACGCCCTGTTGGTTACCAGCGAAATCAATGTCCGCTACCTGACCGGGTTTACCGGCGACAGCACCTACCTGCTGGTCCACGCCGAGGGCGAAACCCTGCTCAGCGATCGGCGCTACGAAACGCAGCTGCAACAGGAATGCCCAGACCTTGAGGCGCTGGTTCGCGGGCCGGACCGCACGATGCTGCAGCTGGTCGAGCAAGCGCTGGAGAAATGGGCCGGCAACCAGCGGGTGGGGCTGGAAGCCGACCATGTATCCTGGGCCGACCAAACCCAGTTTGCGGCTGCGGCCGGCAGCAGCCAACTGCAGCCAACCTCGGGTCTGGTGGAAGCCATCCGCTGCATCAAAGACGAGGCGGAAATTGCGATTTTGCGGCGGGCGGTGTGGATCGCAGAGCGAACCTTCGAAGGCCTGCAAGCCCAATTGCGACCGGGCTGGACCGAACTGGAGATGGCTCACGAAGTCGAGTCGCTGATGCGGCGGTTGGGCGCCAGCGGTTGCGGGTTTGCCCCGATCCTAGCTGTCGATGCCAACGCCGCCCTGCCACACGCTCATCCCGGCCGCCAGACGCTCGACCAGGCCGAGGTGCTGTTGGTCGACTGGGGCGCGAAATACCAGGGATACACTAGCGATCTGACGCGAACGCTGTCGATCGGCCCGCCCAGCGACAAATTTCGGCAGGTTTATCAGGTCGTTTTAGAGGCTCAGCAAGCCGCCATCGATGCCATGGCCCCGGGTGTGGCCCTCGCGGAGGTCGACGCGGCGGCGCGGCAAGTGATCGCCGACGCCGGTTTTGGCGAATACTTCGGACACGGCTTGGGACATGGGATTGGCTTGCAAGTCCACGAATTCCCCCGCATGGCTTCGATCTCCAAAGGCACCCTCGAGGCCGGGATGGTGGTCACCGTGGAACCGGGCATTTATTTACCCGGCCAGTTTGGCGTTCGTATCGAAGATGACGTGCTGATCACCGCCGGGGGGCACGAAGTTCTCTCGGAACTTGCGAAGGGCCTCGAAGACTGTACGGTTATCCTGTAA
- a CDS encoding RluA family pseudouridine synthase, protein MSRRKPWGDAENVAVDVLWEDATMLVVNKPSGVLSTGPANVPSLEADLQAWLQQRQSAAGKPVVRLVHRLDRPVSGALLVARTARAARVLSEQFQARMVDKRYLVMVEGRVDDPQGRWLDIIRKVPDQPRAELVGENVAGGKPAVLKFTVQRRWDDRTLLEIQLETGRMHQIRVQAASRGHAVLGDVAYGSQRVFGPQVTDPRQAAIALHSHRVAFRHPKTARPITVDAPLPTYW, encoded by the coding sequence GTGTCGCGACGCAAACCATGGGGTGACGCGGAGAACGTCGCAGTGGATGTGTTGTGGGAAGACGCGACGATGCTGGTGGTGAACAAACCCAGCGGGGTGTTATCCACTGGTCCAGCCAACGTTCCCAGTTTGGAAGCTGATCTGCAGGCTTGGTTGCAGCAACGTCAGAGTGCGGCAGGCAAACCGGTGGTGCGGTTGGTGCATCGATTGGATCGCCCTGTTAGCGGCGCGTTGTTGGTGGCTCGCACCGCGCGGGCCGCACGCGTGCTAAGTGAACAGTTTCAGGCCAGGATGGTGGATAAACGCTACCTGGTTATGGTGGAAGGCCGCGTCGACGATCCGCAGGGGCGATGGCTCGACATCATTCGCAAGGTGCCTGATCAACCGCGAGCCGAATTGGTTGGCGAAAATGTCGCCGGCGGCAAACCGGCGGTGTTGAAATTCACCGTTCAGCGGCGCTGGGACGACCGCACGTTGTTGGAAATTCAATTGGAAACAGGTCGCATGCATCAGATCCGTGTGCAGGCCGCCAGTCGCGGGCACGCCGTCCTGGGCGATGTCGCTTACGGCAGCCAACGCGTCTTTGGCCCGCAGGTGACCGATCCCCGCCAAGCCGCCATCGCCCTGCACTCCCACCGAGTCGCCTTTCGGCATCCCAAAACGGCTCGCCCCATCACCGTCGACGCCCCCCTACCAACCTATTGGTAA
- a CDS encoding DUF6513 domain-containing protein has product MTHTASPRRHIHFVTGKLAAPALRSVVNRIADEVPFEFSIGVMPITVAALMTPAWIKKRWQIPSAATEIMVPGYVGDAYELQQDVEIPVQVGPKDLRALPEFFGAANSATQPDYGQFDIRIVAEINHAPDLSIDQICARAQQLIDDGADVIDIGCNPGRRWRDVGQTVRLLTEKNFSVSIDTFDAWEAEQAVGNGASLVLSVNASNRQAAIDWGCEVVAIPDTPDDLDSLEQTVAFLEKHNVPMRLDPILEPIGVGGSHVGGKATGFIASLLRYASVRQRFPQHEIMMGIGNLTELTDVDSAGVNVLLLGICQELGIRSVLTTEVINWARSAVRECDAARRLVYHAVQHQVPPKRLDESLVMLRDAKLRPFPPETLDELAAAIKDNNYRLFAQSEQIHLLAAGLHLCDADPFALFAALLEQPQSKNVDAGHAFYLGFEMAKALTALTLGKQYEQDEALSWGLLTRNEEHHRLPRKNRQRPKESS; this is encoded by the coding sequence GTGACGCACACCGCTTCCCCTCGACGACACATTCATTTCGTGACCGGCAAACTCGCTGCGCCGGCGCTGCGCAGTGTCGTGAACCGGATTGCCGACGAAGTTCCGTTTGAATTTAGCATTGGCGTAATGCCGATTACGGTCGCTGCTTTGATGACGCCCGCGTGGATTAAAAAGCGTTGGCAGATTCCTTCCGCGGCGACGGAAATTATGGTCCCCGGTTACGTCGGCGATGCTTACGAACTGCAACAAGACGTTGAAATTCCGGTTCAAGTTGGTCCCAAAGACCTTCGCGCGCTGCCGGAGTTTTTTGGCGCGGCGAATTCCGCAACACAACCCGACTATGGCCAGTTTGATATTCGCATCGTGGCCGAAATCAATCACGCGCCCGACCTATCCATCGATCAAATCTGCGCTCGAGCACAACAGTTGATCGACGACGGCGCGGACGTCATCGACATCGGTTGTAACCCCGGCCGGCGGTGGCGTGACGTCGGTCAAACGGTCCGCTTATTAACCGAAAAAAACTTTTCGGTTTCTATCGATACGTTCGACGCTTGGGAAGCGGAACAAGCCGTTGGCAACGGCGCATCGCTGGTGTTGTCGGTGAACGCCTCCAATCGACAGGCCGCCATTGATTGGGGCTGCGAAGTGGTGGCGATCCCCGACACTCCGGACGACCTGGATTCCTTGGAACAAACGGTCGCTTTCTTAGAAAAACACAACGTGCCGATGCGATTAGATCCAATTCTGGAACCGATTGGCGTGGGTGGATCGCACGTTGGAGGCAAGGCCACCGGTTTTATCGCCAGCTTGTTGCGTTACGCGAGCGTACGGCAACGTTTCCCGCAACATGAAATCATGATGGGCATTGGTAACCTGACCGAACTGACCGATGTGGATTCGGCCGGCGTGAACGTGTTGTTGCTGGGAATCTGCCAGGAATTAGGCATTCGCAGTGTGCTGACAACCGAAGTCATCAACTGGGCGCGCTCGGCGGTCCGCGAATGTGATGCCGCCAGACGACTGGTCTATCACGCTGTGCAACACCAAGTGCCGCCCAAACGACTGGACGAATCGTTAGTCATGCTGCGGGATGCCAAACTGCGACCGTTCCCCCCTGAAACGTTGGACGAATTGGCCGCGGCCATCAAAGACAACAACTATCGCTTGTTTGCGCAATCGGAACAGATTCATCTGCTGGCCGCGGGCCTGCATCTTTGCGATGCGGATCCGTTTGCCTTGTTCGCAGCCTTGCTCGAACAACCACAAAGCAAAAACGTTGATGCCGGGCACGCGTTTTACTTGGGCTTTGAAATGGCCAAAGCCCTGACCGCGCTAACGCTCGGCAAGCAATACGAACAAGACGAAGCTTTATCGTGGGGTTTGTTAACCCGCAACGAAGAACATCACCGCCTTCCACGCAAGAACCGTCAGCGGCCAAAGGAGTCCTCCTGA
- a CDS encoding CPBP family intramembrane glutamic endopeptidase, translating to MDDPDDFPWNSNDEPQSDPGSFFLKAAGFELLLGLIGLAAAWMLGYDARQLIPRGDQYGDIFYGLGVGVVATAPMLLAVWILERLNLTGVEELSRITKDRLLAPMRHLTVLELFAISVCAGLGEELLFRGWLQGWLIGPLDEASQVQIIVGVAVASLAFGLVHAMTPTYFALATLVGVYLGYLTILTENLLVPIVAHALYDAVQLIFAFRDD from the coding sequence ATGGACGACCCAGACGACTTTCCCTGGAACTCGAACGACGAACCGCAATCGGATCCGGGTTCGTTTTTCCTCAAAGCCGCTGGTTTCGAATTGCTGCTGGGCCTCATCGGCCTGGCCGCGGCGTGGATGCTGGGCTACGACGCCCGCCAATTAATCCCGCGCGGCGATCAATACGGCGACATTTTCTATGGGTTAGGTGTGGGCGTGGTCGCCACCGCGCCGATGCTGCTGGCGGTCTGGATCCTGGAACGACTGAACCTGACCGGCGTCGAAGAGCTGTCGCGAATCACCAAAGACCGCCTGCTGGCGCCGATGCGTCACCTCACGGTGCTGGAACTTTTCGCCATCTCGGTGTGCGCGGGCTTGGGAGAAGAGCTGCTGTTTCGCGGCTGGCTGCAGGGCTGGCTGATCGGCCCCCTGGACGAAGCCTCCCAGGTGCAAATCATTGTCGGCGTAGCCGTCGCATCGCTGGCCTTCGGATTGGTCCACGCGATGACACCTACCTACTTTGCGTTGGCGACCCTGGTGGGCGTGTATCTGGGCTACCTGACGATCCTCACCGAAAATCTGCTGGTCCCGATCGTCGCCCACGCCTTATACGACGCGGTGCAATTGATCTTCGCCTTTCGCGACGACTAA